From Streptomyces griseorubiginosus, one genomic window encodes:
- the ssuE gene encoding NADPH-dependent FMN reductase: MATILSVSGSPSATSRTARLLRHLDERLVAQGHDVIPLDVRTLPAEALLGADFTHAAIVRATALFEQADGVVIGTPVYKAAYSGLLKSLLDLLPQYALAGKTVLPLATGGSVAHVLAIDYALRPVLASMGAAHITPGWFTLDKDITVGEDGTLTVAPGSAEALAQVTDQFSAALGSRTALLGAA; encoded by the coding sequence ATGGCCACGATCCTGTCCGTCTCCGGAAGCCCCTCCGCCACCTCACGCACCGCTCGGCTGCTGCGCCACCTGGACGAACGGCTCGTCGCCCAGGGACACGACGTGATCCCGCTGGACGTGCGCACCCTTCCCGCCGAGGCGCTGCTCGGGGCCGACTTCACTCATGCGGCGATCGTCCGGGCCACCGCCCTGTTCGAGCAGGCGGACGGGGTGGTGATCGGCACCCCGGTCTACAAGGCCGCCTACTCCGGGCTGCTGAAGTCGCTGCTCGACCTGCTGCCGCAGTACGCCCTCGCGGGCAAGACCGTGCTTCCCCTGGCCACCGGGGGCAGCGTGGCCCACGTGCTGGCCATCGACTACGCCCTGCGTCCGGTCCTCGCCTCCATGGGGGCCGCGCACATCACGCCGGGCTGGTTCACGTTGGACAAGGACATCACGGTGGGCGAGGACGGCACCCTGACCGTCGCGCCGGGCTCGGCCGAGGCGCTGGCACAGGTCACGGACCAGTTCTCGGCCGCGCTGGGCAGCCGTACGGCGCTGCTGGGGGCCGCCTGA
- a CDS encoding LLM class flavin-dependent oxidoreductase, with amino-acid sequence MSDIPLGILDLVPIPSGSTAADALRNSVDLAQRAERFGYARYWFAEHHLNPGVAGTSPAVVLALTASATSTIRLGAGAVQLGHRTALSTVEEFGLLDALHPGRFDLGLGRSGGRPPGQPAAPLPTATPVVDGRTPNGLLIPPRFSFEHLLGSPRIALQRRLLLLPGAQSQDYAEQIDDILALLAGTYRSPEGVEAHVVPGEGADVEVWILGSSGGESASVAARNGLRFAANYHVSPATVLEAVEGYRAFFQPSEVLEKPYVSVSADVVVAEDDTTARELATGYGLWVRSIRTAEGAIEFPTPEEARAHTWTDEDRALVQDRLDTQFVGSPGRVADQLEQLQEATGADELLITTITHDHTDRVRSYELLAAEWRRRGH; translated from the coding sequence GTGTCTGACATCCCCCTCGGCATCCTCGACCTGGTCCCGATCCCGTCCGGCTCGACGGCGGCCGACGCCCTGCGCAACTCCGTCGACCTCGCCCAGCGGGCCGAGCGCTTCGGGTATGCCCGCTACTGGTTCGCCGAGCACCACCTCAATCCCGGGGTGGCCGGCACGTCACCCGCCGTCGTCCTGGCGCTGACCGCGTCCGCCACCTCCACCATCCGGCTCGGCGCCGGGGCCGTGCAGCTCGGGCACCGCACGGCGCTGTCCACGGTGGAGGAGTTCGGCCTGCTCGACGCGCTGCACCCGGGCCGCTTCGACCTGGGCCTGGGCCGCTCGGGCGGCCGCCCGCCGGGACAGCCGGCCGCGCCGTTGCCGACGGCGACCCCGGTCGTCGACGGTCGCACCCCGAACGGCCTCCTCATCCCACCGCGCTTCTCCTTCGAGCATCTGCTCGGCTCACCCCGCATCGCGCTGCAACGCCGGCTGCTCCTGCTGCCGGGCGCCCAGTCGCAGGACTACGCCGAGCAGATCGACGACATCCTCGCCCTGCTGGCCGGAACCTACCGCTCGCCGGAGGGCGTCGAGGCGCACGTCGTGCCGGGGGAGGGCGCCGACGTGGAGGTGTGGATCCTGGGCAGCAGCGGTGGTGAGAGCGCCTCGGTCGCGGCCCGCAACGGACTGCGGTTCGCGGCGAACTACCACGTCAGCCCGGCCACGGTCCTGGAGGCGGTGGAGGGCTACCGGGCCTTCTTCCAGCCCTCCGAGGTCCTCGAGAAGCCGTACGTCAGCGTCTCGGCGGACGTCGTCGTCGCCGAGGACGACACAACGGCCCGTGAACTCGCCACCGGCTACGGCCTGTGGGTGCGCAGCATCCGTACCGCCGAGGGAGCCATCGAGTTCCCGACGCCGGAGGAAGCCCGTGCCCACACCTGGACCGACGAGGACCGGGCCCTCGTCCAGGACCGCCTCGACACCCAATTCGTCGGCTCGCCGGGCCGGGTCGCCGACCAGTTGGAACAACTGCAGGAGGCCACGGGCGCGGACGAGTTGCTCATCACGACGATCACCCACGACCACACGGACCGGGTCCGCTCGTACGAACTGCTCGCGGCGGAATGGCGCCGACGGGGCCACTGA
- a CDS encoding ABC transporter substrate-binding protein, translating to MPTQFTRRSLIRGITAATAVATLATGLAACGGDSDAATTTQAAAKSGHVVIGQVSNGAARQTSIKVAEVKSISAELPAALKKSGKLEIGIGALPAGFPPLAYVGSDQKTLTGAEPDFGRLVAAVLGLEPEVKNSTWENLFVGIDSGKVDVAFSNVTDTEERKKKYEFASYRQDNLAFTVPKKSTWNFDGNYENLAGKTVSVGSGTNQEKILLEWKAKLAKEGKKLTVKYFQDSNSTYLALSSGKIDAYFGPNPGIAYHNRQVADTPNATRTAGTYSGAGASLQGLIAATAKKDSGLAEPLADAINYLIENGQYAEWLKAYNLSNEAVAKSEINPPGLPLDNS from the coding sequence ATGCCCACCCAGTTCACCCGACGCAGCCTGATACGCGGCATCACCGCGGCGACCGCCGTCGCCACTCTCGCCACCGGGCTCGCCGCCTGCGGGGGCGACAGCGACGCGGCCACCACCACCCAGGCCGCCGCCAAGTCCGGGCACGTCGTCATCGGCCAGGTCTCCAACGGTGCCGCCCGGCAGACCTCCATCAAGGTCGCCGAGGTCAAGTCCATCAGCGCCGAACTGCCCGCCGCCCTCAAGAAGAGCGGCAAGCTGGAGATCGGCATTGGCGCCCTCCCGGCCGGCTTCCCGCCGCTGGCCTACGTGGGCAGCGACCAGAAGACCCTCACCGGCGCCGAGCCCGACTTCGGCCGCCTCGTCGCCGCGGTCCTCGGCCTCGAGCCCGAGGTGAAGAACTCCACCTGGGAGAACCTCTTCGTCGGCATCGACAGCGGCAAGGTCGACGTGGCCTTCTCCAACGTCACCGACACCGAGGAACGCAAGAAGAAGTACGAGTTCGCCTCCTACCGGCAGGACAACCTCGCCTTCACCGTCCCGAAGAAGAGCACCTGGAACTTCGACGGCAACTACGAGAACCTCGCCGGCAAGACGGTCTCCGTCGGCTCCGGCACCAACCAGGAGAAGATCCTCCTGGAGTGGAAGGCGAAGCTGGCAAAGGAGGGCAAGAAGCTCACCGTCAAGTACTTCCAGGACAGCAACAGCACCTACCTCGCCCTGTCCAGCGGCAAGATCGACGCCTACTTCGGCCCCAACCCCGGCATCGCGTACCACAACCGCCAGGTGGCCGACACGCCCAACGCCACGCGTACGGCGGGTACGTACTCCGGCGCCGGCGCCAGTCTGCAGGGCCTGATCGCGGCCACCGCGAAGAAGGACAGCGGTCTCGCCGAGCCGCTCGCCGACGCCATCAACTACCTGATCGAGAACGGTCAGTACGCCGAGTGGCTCAAGGCCTACAACCTCTCCAACGAGGCCGTCGCCAAGTCCGAGATCAACCCGCCCGGACTGCCGCTCGACAACTCCTGA
- a CDS encoding LLM class flavin-dependent oxidoreductase, producing MKFLAITLIVHRPDPVTGVRKSTHERFREVLDSALLAEELGFDGFGVGERHERPFISSSPTVVLSHVAALTKRIRLFTAVTTLSLLDPVRAYEDYATLDHLSAGRLDLIIGKGNGAAQRDLFDVTPEDQWDRNAESYEVFRKLWRQDKVTADTRFRPPLTDAEVWPRPYQRPIRVWHGSATSKESVDLAARYGDPLFSANVTNPIEPYAELIRYYRERWEHYGHDPARIAVGAGTAGIHVAPTSQQALAAYRPVFEANLAFYRQAGLPVVFETLEDFVDRSSALIGSPQQVIEKVHRYHEQFGHTVLHLHADASGLTESQHRASLELFQSEAAPVLRREIPDPPFAWGPVLPAAPIPQEQETARV from the coding sequence GTGAAGTTCCTCGCCATCACGCTCATCGTGCACCGCCCGGACCCCGTCACCGGGGTACGGAAGTCCACCCACGAGCGCTTCCGCGAGGTCCTCGACAGCGCCCTGCTGGCCGAGGAGCTGGGCTTCGACGGCTTCGGCGTGGGGGAGCGGCACGAGCGGCCGTTCATCTCCTCGTCCCCGACCGTCGTACTGAGCCATGTGGCCGCACTGACGAAGCGGATCCGCCTGTTCACGGCCGTCACGACGCTCAGCCTGCTGGACCCGGTCCGGGCGTACGAGGACTACGCCACCCTCGACCACCTGTCGGCCGGCCGGCTCGACCTGATCATCGGCAAGGGCAACGGCGCCGCCCAGCGCGACCTGTTCGACGTCACGCCCGAGGACCAGTGGGACCGCAACGCCGAGAGCTACGAGGTCTTCCGCAAGCTCTGGCGCCAGGACAAGGTCACCGCCGACACCCGCTTCCGCCCCCCGCTGACCGACGCCGAGGTGTGGCCACGGCCGTACCAGCGGCCGATCCGGGTCTGGCACGGCAGCGCCACCAGCAAGGAGTCGGTGGACCTGGCCGCCCGCTACGGCGACCCGCTGTTCTCGGCGAATGTCACCAACCCGATCGAACCGTACGCCGAGTTGATCCGTTACTACCGGGAGCGCTGGGAGCACTACGGCCACGATCCGGCACGGATCGCGGTCGGCGCGGGCACGGCAGGCATCCACGTCGCCCCGACCTCCCAGCAGGCTCTCGCCGCCTACCGGCCGGTCTTCGAGGCCAACCTGGCCTTCTACAGGCAGGCTGGCCTTCCCGTGGTCTTCGAGACCCTGGAGGACTTCGTCGACCGCAGCTCCGCCCTGATCGGCAGTCCGCAGCAGGTCATCGAGAAGGTGCACCGCTACCACGAGCAGTTCGGGCACACCGTGCTCCACCTGCATGCCGACGCGAGCGGGCTGACGGAGTCCCAGCACCGTGCCTCGCTGGAGCTGTTCCAGTCCGAGGCCGCCCCCGTGCTGCGCCGCGAGATCCCGGACCCGCCGTTCGCCTGGGGCCCCGTGCTTCCGGCCGCACCGATCCCTCAGGAGCAGGAGACCGCCCGTGTCTGA
- a CDS encoding NtaA/DmoA family FMN-dependent monooxygenase (This protein belongs to a clade of FMN-dependent monooxygenases, within a broader family of flavin-dependent oxidoreductases, the luciferase-like monooxygenase (LMM) family, some of whose members use coenzyme F420 rather than FMN.) → MSKPLKQIHLAAHFPGVNNTTVWSDPEAGSHIEFSSFAHFARTAERAKFDFLFLAEGLRLREQGGKIYDLDVVGRPDTFTILAALAAVTEHLGLTGTINSTFNEPYEVARQFASLDHLSGGRSAWNVVTSWDAFTGENFRRGGFLPQEERYSRAKEFLATTQELFDSWQGDEILADQASGVFLRDAKAGSFVHTGQHFGIYGQFNVPRSPQGRPVVFQAGDSEEGREFAASSADAIFSRYATLKEGQAFYTDVKNRLAKYGRRQDQLLILPAASFALADTDAEAEELARIVRRQQVSGATAIKHLEFVWNRDLSAYDPEGPLPDIDPDVSDNHISKGRAQVRMYRDPLATAREWRELAEANKWSIRDLVINTGNRQNFIGSPRTIARTINEYVQADASDGFILVPHITPTGLDAFADQVVPLLQEQGVFRTDYEGPTLRHHLGLAHPDDVEDEQRAAS, encoded by the coding sequence ATGTCCAAGCCCCTGAAGCAGATCCACCTCGCCGCCCACTTCCCCGGCGTCAACAACACCACCGTGTGGAGCGACCCCGAGGCCGGCAGCCACATCGAGTTCAGTTCCTTCGCGCACTTCGCGCGCACCGCCGAACGCGCCAAGTTCGACTTCCTGTTCCTCGCCGAGGGGCTCAGGCTCCGCGAACAGGGCGGCAAGATCTACGACCTGGACGTGGTCGGCCGCCCCGACACCTTCACGATCCTGGCCGCGCTGGCCGCGGTCACCGAGCACCTCGGGCTGACCGGCACCATCAACTCCACCTTCAACGAGCCCTACGAGGTGGCCCGCCAGTTCGCCAGCCTCGACCACCTCTCCGGCGGCCGCTCCGCATGGAACGTCGTCACCTCCTGGGACGCCTTCACCGGCGAGAACTTCCGCCGCGGCGGCTTCCTGCCCCAGGAGGAGCGCTACTCCCGCGCCAAGGAGTTCCTCGCCACCACCCAGGAACTCTTCGACTCCTGGCAGGGCGACGAGATCCTCGCCGACCAGGCCTCGGGCGTGTTCCTGCGGGACGCGAAGGCCGGCTCGTTCGTGCACACCGGGCAACACTTCGGCATCTACGGCCAGTTCAACGTCCCCCGCTCCCCGCAGGGCCGCCCGGTCGTCTTCCAGGCCGGTGACTCCGAGGAGGGCCGCGAGTTCGCCGCATCTAGCGCCGACGCCATCTTCAGCCGGTACGCCACCCTCAAGGAGGGCCAGGCCTTCTACACCGACGTCAAGAACCGCCTCGCCAAGTACGGCCGCCGCCAGGACCAGTTGCTGATCCTGCCCGCCGCGTCCTTCGCCCTCGCCGACACCGACGCCGAAGCCGAGGAACTCGCACGGATCGTGCGCCGCCAGCAGGTCAGCGGCGCCACCGCCATCAAGCACCTGGAATTCGTGTGGAACCGCGACCTGTCCGCCTACGACCCCGAGGGGCCGTTGCCCGACATCGACCCGGACGTCAGCGACAACCACATCTCCAAGGGCCGTGCCCAGGTGCGGATGTACCGGGACCCGCTGGCCACCGCCCGCGAATGGCGTGAGCTCGCCGAGGCCAACAAGTGGTCCATCCGCGACCTGGTCATCAACACCGGCAACCGGCAGAACTTCATCGGCTCACCCCGGACCATCGCCCGCACCATCAACGAGTACGTGCAGGCCGACGCGAGCGACGGCTTCATCCTCGTCCCGCACATCACCCCGACCGGCCTCGACGCCTTCGCCGACCAGGTCGTCCCCCTCCTGCAGGAACAGGGCGTCTTCCGCACCGACTACGAGGGCCCGACCCTGCGCCACCACCTCGGCCTCGCCCACCCCGACGACGTCGAGGACGAACAGCGGGCGGCGTCGTGA
- a CDS encoding glutathione S-transferase C-terminal domain-containing protein, with protein sequence MTVAPPSTDTADRPATTHTPDRPATAHTPDRRVAAHVSDRPVAAFRGRIGRDARSGHYAVPGRYRLHLSTACPDGLRVAVTHGLLGLDARCPATFLPAVPDSPEGGHSALLSLYEASAHRYTGPAVGPVLSDDWSGRIVSTHAPDIMRDLDRRFAPGGPSLYPCGAESEIEAVERMCREGIEEAAQRAGAAGEDPVTRDAAVAMLLETLRVLDRWLVDRTHLIRDEVTAADVELWVALVQLDTVHRHHLDASAVQRIADHPTLWAYARRLAAHPAFGGNLDLDGIERRHHARCRGLEAAGAAVQILDWTAHAAR encoded by the coding sequence ATGACCGTCGCACCACCGAGCACCGACACCGCCGACCGACCCGCGACCACCCACACCCCCGACCGACCCGCGACCGCCCACACCCCCGACCGACGGGTGGCCGCCCACGTCTCCGACCGACCGGTGGCCGCCTTCCGGGGCCGTATCGGCCGGGACGCGCGAAGCGGCCACTACGCCGTGCCGGGCCGCTACCGCCTCCACCTGTCGACCGCCTGTCCCGACGGCCTGCGCGTCGCCGTCACCCACGGCCTGCTCGGCCTGGACGCCCGCTGCCCGGCCACGTTCCTGCCGGCCGTCCCCGACAGTCCCGAGGGCGGCCATTCCGCCCTTCTGTCGCTGTACGAGGCCAGCGCCCACCGGTACACCGGTCCGGCCGTCGGGCCGGTGCTCAGCGACGACTGGTCCGGACGGATCGTCAGCACCCATGCCCCGGACATCATGCGCGACCTCGACCGCCGCTTCGCCCCCGGCGGACCCTCCCTCTACCCCTGTGGTGCGGAGTCCGAGATCGAGGCCGTGGAGCGGATGTGCCGGGAGGGGATCGAGGAGGCGGCGCAGCGGGCGGGCGCGGCCGGAGAGGACCCGGTGACACGGGACGCGGCCGTGGCCATGCTGCTGGAAACGCTCCGTGTCCTCGACCGCTGGCTGGTCGACCGTACTCATCTGATCCGTGACGAAGTCACGGCCGCCGACGTCGAGTTGTGGGTCGCGCTGGTCCAGCTCGACACCGTGCACCGCCACCACCTCGACGCCTCCGCCGTCCAGCGCATCGCCGACCACCCCACCCTGTGGGCCTACGCCCGCCGGCTCGCCGCCCACCCGGCCTTCGGCGGCAACCTCGACCTCGACGGCATCGAACGCCGTCACCACGCCCGCTGCCGAGGCCTGGAGGCCGCCGGAGCGGCCGTCCAGATCCTGGACTGGACGGCCCACGCCGCCCGTTAG
- a CDS encoding putative leader peptide → MRRLEPVTACVSRSPLLTSRRHIDLLRVCSAIGPQG, encoded by the coding sequence ATGAGGCGCTTGGAGCCGGTCACCGCATGCGTGAGCCGTTCGCCTCTTCTGACCTCCCGCCGTCACATCGATCTGCTGCGTGTGTGCAGCGCGATCGGCCCCCAGGGCTGA
- a CDS encoding amino acid ABC transporter ATP-binding protein has translation MTITDITPAALEVHGVHKWYGTHRVLDGVDLTVRPGEVTVILGPSGSGKSTLLRVINHLEKPEIGYVSVNGELMGVKRQGERLKELSERAILTQRGRIGFVFQNFNLFPHLTVLDNVAAAPLATGKLGRAQAQELARELLGRVGLADKTGAYPRQLSGGQQQRVAIARALALRPGVILFDEPTSALDPELVGEVLSVIKDLATSGTTLVIVTHEIGFAREIADRVVFIDGGKIVEQGPPSEVLDNPRHERTRDFLRKVL, from the coding sequence ATGACCATCACCGACATCACCCCCGCCGCCCTCGAAGTGCACGGTGTGCACAAGTGGTACGGCACGCACCGGGTCCTGGACGGTGTGGACCTGACCGTCCGCCCCGGCGAGGTCACCGTGATCCTCGGCCCGTCCGGTTCCGGCAAGTCCACCCTGCTGCGGGTCATCAACCACCTGGAGAAGCCGGAGATCGGCTACGTCAGCGTCAACGGCGAGCTGATGGGCGTGAAACGGCAGGGCGAACGGCTCAAGGAGCTGAGCGAGCGGGCCATCCTGACCCAGCGCGGCCGGATCGGGTTCGTCTTCCAGAACTTCAACCTCTTCCCGCACCTGACCGTGCTGGACAACGTGGCCGCCGCCCCCCTCGCCACCGGCAAGCTCGGCAGAGCGCAGGCGCAGGAACTGGCCCGCGAACTCCTGGGCCGGGTCGGTCTCGCCGACAAGACCGGCGCCTATCCACGGCAGTTGTCCGGCGGGCAGCAGCAGCGGGTGGCGATCGCCCGCGCGCTCGCCCTGCGCCCCGGCGTCATCCTCTTCGACGAGCCGACCTCCGCCCTCGATCCGGAGCTGGTGGGTGAAGTCCTGTCCGTCATCAAGGACTTGGCGACCAGCGGCACCACGCTCGTCATCGTCACCCACGAGATCGGGTTCGCCCGCGAGATCGCCGACCGGGTCGTCTTCATCGACGGCGGAAAGATCGTCGAGCAGGGCCCGCCCTCCGAGGTCCTCGACAACCCGCGGCACGAACGGACCCGGGACTTCCTCCGCAAGGTCCTCTGA
- a CDS encoding GNAT family N-acetyltransferase — protein MSVIALDASSSSLLDNPAWAALTGPHAAFAQRVGHAVRYQQDVAPFHALSDENDPRAWADLAALIGPGGTAAVRGVTEAAVGWEVVRTGHGVQLVDTALRAEPDPEAVRLGPDDVPEILDLVARTEPGPYLPRTIELGTYLGIRHQGRLIALAGERLHPPGWTEISAVCTDPAHRGRGLATRLVRAVAAGIRERGERPFLHAAADNANAIRLYESIGFTLRSRTVFSLVRHTGAAALEETA, from the coding sequence ATGTCCGTCATCGCCCTCGACGCCAGCTCCTCGTCCCTCCTGGACAACCCGGCCTGGGCCGCACTCACCGGCCCGCACGCCGCCTTCGCCCAACGGGTCGGCCACGCCGTCCGGTACCAGCAGGACGTGGCCCCCTTCCACGCCCTCTCCGACGAGAACGACCCGCGCGCCTGGGCCGACCTCGCCGCACTCATCGGCCCCGGCGGCACCGCCGCGGTGCGGGGCGTCACCGAAGCGGCGGTCGGCTGGGAGGTCGTGCGCACCGGACACGGCGTCCAGCTCGTCGACACCGCCCTGCGCGCGGAGCCCGACCCCGAGGCCGTACGGCTCGGACCCGACGACGTGCCCGAGATCCTCGACCTGGTCGCCCGCACCGAGCCGGGCCCCTATCTGCCCCGCACCATCGAGCTGGGCACCTACCTCGGCATCCGCCACCAGGGCCGGCTCATCGCCCTGGCGGGGGAGCGGCTGCACCCGCCGGGCTGGACCGAGATCAGCGCCGTCTGCACGGACCCCGCCCACCGGGGCCGGGGCCTGGCCACCCGCCTGGTCCGCGCTGTCGCCGCCGGCATCAGGGAACGCGGCGAACGCCCCTTCCTGCACGCGGCGGCGGACAACGCGAACGCGATCCGGCTCTACGAGTCGATCGGCTTCACCCTGCGCAGCCGTACCGTCTTCTCGCTCGTCCGGCACACGGGGGCCGCCGCGCTGGAAGAAACGGCATAG
- a CDS encoding LLM class flavin-dependent oxidoreductase, with the protein MSPSSSLHLAVALDGTGWHPASWREPVARPRDLFTAGYWADLVAEAERGLLDFVTLEDGLGLQSSHYGELDGRTDQVRGRLDAVLIASRIAPLTRHIGLVPTVIATHTEPFHISKAIATLDYVSTGRAGLRVQISPRPHEAAHFGRRTFPPLSLAELQTPAGQERLTDLFDEAADHVEVVRRLWDSWEDDAEIRDAATGRFIDRDKLHYIDFEGKHFSVKGPSITPRPPQGQPLVTALGHQTVPYRLIARQADVGYVTPHDAEQARAIVAEIRAEQGAAGRAGELLHVFGDLVVFLDEDPAAAAARRDRLDALAGEPYTSDALVFTGTPAQLADLLGEFQAAGLTGFRLRPAVAGHDLPAITRGLVPELQRRGVFRAAYEADTLRGLLGLARPANRYAAASA; encoded by the coding sequence GTGTCCCCTTCTTCTTCGCTGCATCTCGCCGTCGCTCTGGACGGCACCGGCTGGCACCCCGCCTCCTGGCGTGAACCGGTGGCCCGCCCCCGTGACCTGTTCACCGCCGGTTACTGGGCCGACCTGGTCGCCGAGGCGGAGCGCGGCCTGCTCGACTTCGTGACCCTGGAGGACGGGCTCGGCCTCCAGTCCTCCCACTACGGCGAGCTCGACGGCCGCACCGACCAGGTCCGCGGCCGCCTCGACGCCGTGCTCATCGCCTCGCGCATCGCCCCGCTGACCCGGCACATCGGCCTGGTCCCGACGGTGATCGCCACCCACACCGAGCCGTTCCACATCTCCAAGGCGATCGCCACCCTCGACTACGTCAGCACCGGCCGGGCCGGTCTGCGCGTGCAGATCTCACCCCGGCCGCACGAGGCCGCGCACTTCGGCCGTCGCACCTTCCCGCCGCTCAGCCTGGCGGAGCTGCAGACCCCGGCCGGGCAGGAACGGCTCACCGACCTCTTCGACGAGGCCGCCGACCACGTGGAGGTCGTACGCCGGCTGTGGGACAGCTGGGAGGACGACGCCGAGATCCGCGACGCGGCCACCGGCCGTTTCATCGACCGGGACAAGCTGCACTACATCGACTTCGAGGGCAAGCACTTCAGCGTCAAGGGCCCCTCCATCACCCCCCGCCCGCCGCAGGGCCAGCCCCTGGTCACCGCCCTGGGGCACCAGACCGTGCCGTACCGGCTCATCGCCCGCCAGGCGGACGTCGGTTACGTCACCCCGCACGACGCCGAGCAGGCCCGGGCGATCGTCGCCGAGATCCGCGCGGAGCAGGGGGCGGCGGGGCGGGCAGGTGAACTCCTGCATGTCTTCGGCGACTTGGTCGTCTTCCTCGACGAGGACCCGGCCGCGGCGGCCGCCCGCCGGGACCGTCTCGACGCGCTCGCGGGCGAGCCGTACACCAGTGACGCCCTTGTCTTCACCGGCACTCCGGCCCAACTCGCCGACCTCCTGGGCGAGTTCCAGGCGGCCGGGCTCACCGGCTTCCGGCTGCGGCCCGCCGTCGCAGGACACGACCTGCCCGCCATCACCCGCGGTCTGGTGCCCGAACTCCAGCGCCGGGGCGTGTTCCGCGCCGCGTATGAGGCCGACACCCTGCGCGGCCTGCTGGGCCTCGCTCGCCCCGCCAACCGCTACGCCGCCGCGTCCGCCTGA
- a CDS encoding amino acid ABC transporter permease: MSEPPGAAVSVTDAPPQTDTPSKPLAAQRVLPLRRPGRWIATAVVVVLAAQFVHGLVTNPFYQWDRFGYWFLRPTVLDGLLITLEVAAYSAVLGLVGGVLLALARLSKSPVLRAVSWTYVWALRSIPLIVVLLFLYNFSALYKTLSLGVPFGPAFFSFDESRLATDMVIAVIGLSLNEAAYAAEVVRGGILSVDQGQHEAAAALGLPKGYQFRKIVFPQALRSIVPNYVNQLIGLIKGTSLVFYVSLLDLFGTVQSMGSTYPGDIVPLLLVATVWYLILTSAVSVVQFYVERHYARGATRSLPPTPLQKLRASLSDFGARIRRETAI, translated from the coding sequence ATGAGTGAACCCCCAGGCGCCGCCGTGTCCGTCACCGACGCCCCGCCGCAAACCGACACTCCGTCAAAACCACTCGCCGCGCAGCGGGTTCTGCCGTTGAGGCGGCCGGGCCGGTGGATCGCCACCGCGGTCGTCGTGGTCCTGGCGGCCCAGTTCGTCCACGGCCTGGTCACCAACCCCTTCTACCAGTGGGACCGTTTCGGCTACTGGTTCCTGCGCCCGACGGTGCTCGACGGCCTGCTGATCACACTCGAAGTCGCCGCCTACAGCGCGGTACTGGGCCTGGTCGGCGGCGTCCTGCTGGCGCTGGCCCGGTTGTCGAAGAGCCCGGTGCTGCGGGCGGTCAGCTGGACGTATGTGTGGGCGCTGCGCTCCATCCCGCTGATCGTGGTGCTGCTCTTCCTCTACAACTTCTCCGCCCTGTACAAGACGTTGAGTCTCGGGGTGCCCTTCGGGCCGGCCTTCTTCTCCTTCGACGAGTCGCGGCTGGCCACCGACATGGTCATCGCGGTGATCGGGCTCAGTCTCAACGAGGCCGCCTACGCGGCCGAGGTGGTGCGCGGGGGCATTCTCTCGGTCGACCAGGGCCAGCACGAGGCGGCTGCCGCGCTGGGGCTTCCCAAGGGCTACCAGTTCCGGAAGATCGTCTTCCCGCAGGCGCTGCGCTCGATCGTCCCGAACTACGTCAACCAGCTGATCGGCCTGATCAAGGGCACCTCGCTGGTCTTCTACGTGTCCCTGCTGGACCTGTTCGGCACCGTCCAGTCGATGGGGTCCACCTATCCGGGCGACATCGTGCCGCTGCTGCTGGTCGCCACGGTCTGGTACCTGATCCTGACCAGCGCGGTCTCCGTCGTCCAGTTCTACGTCGAGCGGCACTACGCCCGCGGCGCCACCCGCTCCCTGCCACCCACCCCGCTCCAGAAACTGCGGGCCTCCCTCAGCGACTTCGGGGCCCGTATCCGCAGGGAGACCGCGATATGA